A window of the Canis lupus baileyi chromosome 8, mCanLup2.hap1, whole genome shotgun sequence genome harbors these coding sequences:
- the LRRC8D gene encoding volume-regulated anion channel subunit LRRC8D: MFTLAEVASLNDIQPTYRILKPWWDVFMDYLAVVMLMVAIFAGTMQLTKDQVVCLPVLPSPVNSKAHTPPGNADVTTSIPKMEAATDQDRDGRTTSDISFGASAVTPDIPLRATYPHTDSTVPNQETKKEKKDPTGRKTNLDFQQYVFINQMCYHLALPWYSKYFPYLALIHTIILMVSSNFWFKYPKTCSKVEHFVSILGKCFESPWTTKALSETACEDSEENKQRITGAQTLPKHVSTSSDEGSPSASTPMINKTGFKFSAEKPVIEVPSMTILDKKDGEQAKALFEKVRKFRAHVEDSDLIYKLYVVQTFIKTAKFIFILCYTANFVNAISFEHVCKPKVEHLTGYEVFECTHNMAYMLKKLLISYISIICVYGFICLYTLFWLFRIPLKEYSFEKVREESSFSDIPDVKNDFAFLLHMVDQYDQLYSKRFGVFLSEVSENKLREISLNHEWTFEKLRQHVSRNAQDKQELHLFMLSGVPDAVFDLTDLDVLKLELIPEAKIPAKISQMTNLQELHLCHCPAKVEQTAFSFLRDHLRCLYVKFTDVAEIPAWVYLLKNLRELYLIGNLNSENNKMIGLESLRELRHLKILHVKSNLTKVPSNITDVAPHLTKLVIHNDGTKLLVLNSLKKMMNVAELELQNCELERIPHAIFSLSNLQELDLKSNNIRTIEEIISFQHLKRLTCLKLWHNKIATIPPSITHVKNLESLYFSNNKLESLPVAVFSLQKLRCLDVSYNNISVIPIEIGLLQNLQHLHITGNKVDLLPKQLFKCVKLRTLNLGQNCITFLSEKIGQLSQLTQLELKGNCLDRLPAQLGQCRLLKKSGLVVEDHLFDTLPLEVKEALNQDLNIPFANGI, from the coding sequence ATGTTTACCCTTGCGGAAGTTGCTTCACTTAATGACATTCAACCAACTTACCGAATCCTGAAACCATGGTGGGACGTGTTTATGGATTACCTGGCTGTCGTTATGTTGATGGTAGCCATCTTTGCAGGAACCATGCAACTTACCAAAGATCAGGTGGTCTGCTTGCCAGTATTGCCATCTCCTGTAAATTCAAAGGCACACACACCACCGGGAAATGCCGACGTTACCACCAGTATCCCCAAGATGGAAGCAGCCACTGACCAAGACCGAGATGGGCGGACGACAAGTGACATTTCCTTCGGCGCATCTGCTGTGACACCTGACATACCTCTCAGAGCCACATATCCTCACACAGATTCGACAGTTCCAAATcaggagacaaagaaagagaagaaagatccAACAGGCCGAAAGACAAACTTGGATTTTCagcaatatgtatttattaatcaGATGTGTTACCATCTGGCCCTTCCGTGGTATTCTAAGTACTTTCCATACCTTGCTCTTATACATACTATTATTCTCATGGTCAGTAGCAACTTTTGGTTCAAATATCCCAAAACATGCTCAAAAGTAGAACATTTTGTTTCAATATTAGGAAAGTGCTTTGAATCTCCTTGGACTACTAAAGCGTTGTCCGAGACAGCATGTGAAGACTCGGAGGAAAACAAGCAGAGAATAACAGGTGCCCAGACTCTACCAAAGCATGTGTCTACCAGCAGCGATGAAGGGAGCCCCAGTGCCAGTACCCCAATGATCAACAAAACGGGCTTCAAATTTTCAGCCGAGAAGCCTGTGATCGAAGTCCCCAGCATGACCATCCTAGATAAAAAAGATGGGGAACAGGCCAAAGCCCTGTTTGAGAAAGTAAGGAAGTTCCGTGCTCATGTGGAAGACAGTGACTTGATCTACAAACTCTATGTGGTCCAAACATTTATCAAAACAGCCAAATTCATTTTTATCCTCTGCTATACTGCAAACTTTGTCAACGCAATCAGCTTTGAACACGTCTGCAAGCCCAAAGTGGAGCACCTGACCGGTTATGAGGTATTTGAGTGCACCCACAACATGGCTTACATGCTGAAAAAGCTGCTTATCAGTTACATATCCATTATTTGTGTTTATGGTTTTATCTGCCTCTACACTCTCTTCTGGTTATTCAGGATACCTTTGAAGGAATATTCTTTCGAAAAAGTCAGAGAAGAGAGCAGTTTCAGTGACATTCCAGATGTCAAGAACGATTTTGCGTTCCTCCTACACATGGTGGACCAATATGATCAGCTGTATTCGAAGCGCTTCGGTGTGTTCTTGTCAGAAGTTAGTGAAAATAAACTTAGGGAAATTAGTCTGAACCATGAGTGGACATTTGAAAAACTTCGGCAGCACGTGTCCCGCAACGCCCAGGACAAGCAGGAGCTCCATCTGTTCATGCTGTCGGGTGTGCCCGACGCCGTCTTCGACCTCACAGACCTGGATGTCCTAAAACTTGAACTGATTCCAGAAGCTAAAATTCCCGCTAAGATCTCTCAGATGACCAACCTCCAAGAGCTCCACCTCTGCCACTGCCCTGCAAAAGTTGAACAGACTGCTTTTAGCTTCCTCCGAGATCACTTGAGATGCCTTTATGTGAAGTTCACCGACGTGGCTGAAATCCCTGCCTGGGTGTATTTGCTCAAAAACCTTCGAGAGTTGTACTTGATAGGCAACTTGAACTCTGAAAACAATAAGATGATTGGACTCGAGTCTCTCCGAGAGTTGCGGCACCTTAAGATTCTCCACGTGAAGAGTAACTTGACCAAAGTTCCCTCCAACATTACAGATGTGGCCCCACATCTTACAAAGTTAGTCATTCATAATGACGGCACTAAACTCTTGGTACTGAACAGCCTTAAGAAAATGATGAATGTCGCCGAGCTCGAACTTCAGAACTGTGAGCTGGAGAGAATCCCCCATGCCATTTTCAGCCTCTCAAATCTGCAGGAACTGGatttaaaatcaaataacatACGCACCATCGAGGAGATCATCAGTTTCCAGCATTTAAAACGACTGACGTGTTTAAAATTATGGCATAATAAAATCGCCACCATTCCTCCCTCCATTACCCATGTCAAAAACTTGGAGTCGCTTTATTTCTCTAACAATAAGCTCGAATCCTTACCGGTGGCAGTGTTCAGTTTACAGAAACTCAGATGCTTAGATGTCAGCTACAACAACATTTCAGTGATTCCGATAGAAATAGGGTTGCTTCAGAACCTACAGCATTTGCATATCACTGGGAACAAAGTGGACCTTCTGCCAAAACAGTTGTTCAAATGCGTGAAGTTGAGGACTTTAAATCTGGGGCAAAACTGCATCACCTTCCTGTCCGAGAAGATCGGTCAGCTGTCCCAGCTCACTCAGCTGGAGCTGAAGGGGAACTGCTTGGACCGCCTGCCAGCCCAGCTGGGCCAGTGTCGCCTGCTCAAGAAAAGCGGGCTTGTTGTGGAAGATCACCTTTTTGACACCCTGCCACTAGAAGTCAAAGAAGCATTGAATCAAGACCTCAATATCCCCTTCGCGAATGGGATTTAA